TGATGACGGTGTAGATCTTGGCCTCGCCTCCGTTTGTTATCCACTGCTTGGTGCCGTTGAGGAGGTAGCCGCCCTTGACCTTTTTTGCCGTGGTTTTCTGGGCGCCCGCGTCGGAGCCGGCATCGGGCTCGGTTAGGGCGAAGGCGCAGAGCTTCTCCCCGGCTGCCACCGCGGGCAGGAGCCTCCTTTTCTGCTCCTCGGTGCCGAAGAGGATGACGGGGTACGCGCCGAGGGCGGTGCCGGCCAGGGCCAGGGCGATGCCGCCGCAGCCCCGGCTGAGCTCTTCGGTTATGAGTGCCAGCTCGAAGATGCCCCCGCCTAGACCGTCGTATTCCACCGGGATGAAGGTGCGGAAGAGGTCGGTCTGGGCGAAGATTTTCACGATGGGCCAGGGGAACTCCTGCCGGAGGTCGTACTCGGCGGCGACGGGCCGGATTTTCTCCTCGGCGATCCGCCGCGCCAGGTCACGCATCTCGGTCTGCTCCGGGGTCAGGAGGTAGTCCATGCGCTCACCTCGCGGGTTACGAACGGGTGGATTTTAACACACGGGAGGGGGGTCGGTCGGCCGGTGGGGGAATCACCGTATCGGGCCCGATGGAGGGGAGGATTTGTGTGAGAGTTGTAGCGGTCCCCACCCCCCTCTGGGGGGAGGGCTAGGGAGGGGGGCGGGCCGACCTGAATATCGGCCCCTACGTCATCGCAACAATCGTGAATCGCGGCGGCCAGCGGTCTCCCTCTCCCTGTGGGAGAGGGACCAAGGGTGAGGGCTTCCTTAGAAAAAATGGGCCGACCTGAATATCGGCCCCTACGTCAGCGCAACCACGTGGAGGGTGAATCGCGGCGACCCGTGGAGGACTCGTCCTATGGGCCGCCTTACATAGGCATAACCGCGTTGATGGCAAATCGCGCGGTCCGCGGTGGGGCTCGTCCGCCGGGGCCGTTTTATGCTACCCTTTGGCGGTACTTCTCCGCGGCGGCGCCGGCTCCTTGCTCGACCACCTCAAGAAGACCTTCAAGCACACCGTCATCTACGGCCTCGGCGGGCTCATCTCCCACGCCGTGGGCTTTCTTTTAATCCCCGTCTACACCCGCTACCTCTCCCCCAACGACTACGGCGTCGTGGCCATGGTGATGATCTACATCACCGTGCTGGAGATAGTGATGCGCATGGGCGTGGACAGCGCCCTCTTCAAGGTTTATTTCGAGGAGAATGACGAGGAATCCCGGCGCACCCTGGTCACGACCACCTTCCTCTTCCAGCTCGCGGCCGCCGGCGCCATCTTCGCCCTGACTTTCCCCTTCTCCGACGGCCTGTCCGACCTGTTCTTCGGCACCAAGGACTACACGGTCTACTTCCAGTTCGCCACCGCCTCGCAGGTGCTGGTGATGGTCCGGGTGGTGCCGCTTTCCGTCATCCGGGCCAAGGAGCGGCCGGGCATCTATTCCATCCTGAACGTCCTGCGGTTCGGGCTGGTGATGGGGTTCAACATCCTGTTCGTGGTGGTCCTGGAAGCCGGTCCGCTGGGCATCATCCAGGCCCAGTTCTACGCCGCCCTGGTGCTCATCCCGGTGTTCCTGGTCATCACGCTGCGCCACATGCGGCCGCGGCTTTCCTGGACACAGTTGAGGCGGCTGGCGAGCTTCGGCCTGCCGCTGATTCCGGCGGGGCTGGCGGGATGGGTGCTGACCATGGCCGACCGCTACATCCTGCGCCTGGTGGCCCCGGTGACCAAGTTCGCCCTCGTGGCCCAAAAAGGACTCGGGGAGATGGTCACCAAGAGCGGCGACGTCCTGGCCGGGGCTCTGCCCACGCTCGTGGACGTGGGCCTCTACGACCTGGCGTACAAGTTCTCCCTCATCGTGCGCATGGGCCTCATCCAGCCTTTCATCTTCGCCTGGGGCCCGCTGATGTTCAGCGTC
The bacterium DNA segment above includes these coding regions:
- a CDS encoding polysaccharide biosynthesis C-terminal domain-containing protein, giving the protein MAVLLRGGAGSLLDHLKKTFKHTVIYGLGGLISHAVGFLLIPVYTRYLSPNDYGVVAMVMIYITVLEIVMRMGVDSALFKVYFEENDEESRRTLVTTTFLFQLAAAGAIFALTFPFSDGLSDLFFGTKDYTVYFQFATASQVLVMVRVVPLSVIRAKERPGIYSILNVLRFGLVMGFNILFVVVLEAGPLGIIQAQFYAALVLIPVFLVITLRHMRPRLSWTQLRRLASFGLPLIPAGLAGWVLTMADRYILRLVAPVTKFALVAQKGLGEMVTKSGDVLAGALPTLVDVGLYDLAYKFSLIVRMGLIQPFIFAWGPLMFSVYHQPEAKRVYRAVLTLFTLASVGLCFAVGVMSPEIVKLMATWPFYSAWSSVFILALSHCFYGLYIVFTVGTSVVHKSKYQAYTATIGVVANIGLNFLLIPLWGVTGAAVATLLSFGVMAVVHYRFSQREYRIDYDLGVVVKVVLLATVLWLGTTLLPFGWWGIIGRVGALGLFVLLLKVFGLFKAEEVRLVVDGFKEFIGRRRGGGDDEAGPPPDELGELQG